A region of the Pseudoprevotella muciniphila genome:
AACAGATTTAGTATTTCTCGTTTCATCAAGATGTTGTGTCCGGGAGCCCCTGTAAAAAAGAATTGTCCAAGTTTGTAATTTGGAATTCTTTGGTCGTTGTGTATAAAAGAGCCGTCATCGGTAAAATACCAAGAGCGCCCGATGCAAAGCATGGCATCTCCTATTTTCTCTATTTGATGTGCTATCTTATCTGACTCCCAAATGTCATCTTGGTCGCTGATGGCAATGTAGTCGCCGGTGGCTCGGCTGAGTGCCTTGTGAAAATTGGCATTTGCCCCTAGTTTCTCTTCATTCTTGAAAATTTTAATGATGTCGTTGTCAGAAGCGTATGATTGAAGTATCTCCATCGTCCCGTCGTCCGAAATATCATCCTGAATGATGATTTCATGAATGGGGTAGGTCTGTGCCAGAATGGAATCAAGTTGTTCTTTGATATATTTTGCTCCATTGTAAGTGCACATCACGATTGATACAGTTCTTTCTTCCATGTTTATGTCATATAAATTAAACAACAGTCGGTCTCGTTTTTATGATAAAAGTGCGGAATCTATGAAAAAACATGAGATTTCGCACCAAAATAAATCATAATTGTGCGAAAAGAGAATTCAAAGTTTCACTCTGCAAAGTTAAAAAACTTCTTTGAGCAATATGGAAAAAGTGCAAAATATCAACCTGTTATCCGGTTTTGTCAACATTGCTCCCTCAAATTCTGAAAAACCATACCCCGTCCTGTATGGTTCAAAATTATAGTAATACTGTATTTCAACGATTGTTATTATCTTTGCAAAAGCAACGAAATTAAATATATAGATGCAAGCAATCATATTAGCCGCAGGCATGGGGCGTCGGCTTGGAGAACTGACGCAAAACAATACGAAGTGTATGATTAGCGTGAACAAAGTTACGCTGATAGACCGTATGCTCACGCAATTAAGTCGTTTGGATTTGTCGAGGGTAGTCATCGTCGTTGGTTACAAAGGCGCAGAACTGAAGTCATTTATCGGAATGAGATACGACCGACAACTGAAGATAGAATATGTGGAAAACCCTATCTATGATAAAACAAACAATATCTATTCATTGGCTCTTGCTAAAGAACAACTGCAAGAGGATGATACGTTGCTGATAGAAAGCGATTTGATTGTGGAAGACAGTCTTTTCGACCTTATTCTTAACGATGAACATCCTAACATAGCGCTTGTAGCAAAGTATCAGACATGGATGGATGGCACTATGGTCTGCATCAACGACGACCTGAATATCGTAAACTTTGTTCCCAAAAAGGCATTTAAGTACGATGATACAGACCACTACTACAAGACGGTTAATATATACAAGTTCAGCAAGTCGTTCAGCCGCAATAAGTATGTGCCGTTTCTCGAGGCTTACAGCAAGGCGTTAGGTAATAATGAATATTATGAACAAGTGCTGCGCGTCATCACGTTCCTTGACAACACAGACCTTAAGGCACTGCCCATAGGCGAAAGGAAATGGTATGAAATAGACGATATTCAGGATCTCGACATTGCTGAGACTATTTTTGCATCGAAAGAGCAGATGATGGAACGCTATAACAAACGCTATGGCGGGCATTGGCGATTCCCCAAATTGTTAGACTACTGCTATCTTGTCAATCCTTACTTTCCGACAAAGCGGATGAAAGATGAAATACGTGCTAATTTCGACACGTTGCTCACACAGTATCCTTCAGGCATGTATGTCAACTCGCTACTTGCTGCAAAGTATGTCAATGTGCGACAAGACTACATAGTTGTCGGTAATGGTGCAGCCGAACTTATTAAGAGTTTGATGGAGAACACGAAAGGCAACGTGGGGGTGGTATATCCTACTTTTGAAGAATATCCCAACCGCTCTTGCGACGGGGAGAATAAGATAGTGGCATATATCCCTGAGGCGGAAGACTTTTCGTATTGCGCGGACGACCTTAAAAGTTTTTTTGCAGACAAGAATCTAAGCATGCTGTTGCTTATCAACCCGGACAACCCCTCTGGCAACTTCATTCCTAAAGCTGATGTCATTCAGTTGGCAGAGTGGTGTAAAGAAAAGCATATCCGGCTTGTGGTGGATGAGTCTTTCGTGGATTTCAGCGACGACTTCCGGAATAACTCATTGTACGACAACGACATTCTCGACAATAATCACAATTTGATAGT
Encoded here:
- a CDS encoding aminotransferase class I/II-fold pyridoxal phosphate-dependent enzyme, whose protein sequence is MQAIILAAGMGRRLGELTQNNTKCMISVNKVTLIDRMLTQLSRLDLSRVVIVVGYKGAELKSFIGMRYDRQLKIEYVENPIYDKTNNIYSLALAKEQLQEDDTLLIESDLIVEDSLFDLILNDEHPNIALVAKYQTWMDGTMVCINDDLNIVNFVPKKAFKYDDTDHYYKTVNIYKFSKSFSRNKYVPFLEAYSKALGNNEYYEQVLRVITFLDNTDLKALPIGERKWYEIDDIQDLDIAETIFASKEQMMERYNKRYGGHWRFPKLLDYCYLVNPYFPTKRMKDEIRANFDTLLTQYPSGMYVNSLLAAKYVNVRQDYIVVGNGAAELIKSLMENTKGNVGVVYPTFEEYPNRSCDGENKIVAYIPEAEDFSYCADDLKSFFADKNLSMLLLINPDNPSGNFIPKADVIQLAEWCKEKHIRLVVDESFVDFSDDFRNNSLYDNDILDNNHNLIVVKSISKSYGVPGLRLGFLASADTDLIQRMKKDVAIWNINSFAEFYMQIFGKYTMDYDAACRKFISERCRFRERLEKVPFIRVLPSQANYFLIEITEKYTSTQLTQILLEKYDILVKDGKSKKSLQNRNFIRIAIRDSKDNDKLVDALMEL
- a CDS encoding glycosyltransferase is translated as MEERTVSIVMCTYNGAKYIKEQLDSILAQTYPIHEIIIQDDISDDGTMEILQSYASDNDIIKIFKNEEKLGANANFHKALSRATGDYIAISDQDDIWESDKIAHQIEKIGDAMLCIGRSWYFTDDGSFIHNDQRIPNYKLGQFFFTGAPGHNILMKREILNLLPPDVSVRKVAMYDGTYAFIAAAHCSLIYTDKVLVRHRRHKEAETYKDFSRSLPGIGNFFYILRWCIKHYHEAKPHSDIYVEARLELLRSLNCDNEISHTAIRMMELHLKSGFWSKLRLGYLYSKNCNWLFKTEGFSLVKYIRGWLYPIMCLYSFRFKLK